The Rugosibacter aromaticivorans region ATTTCTTTTTCCAGCGCTTTTGCAGAACGCACGACAAAAAGCCATCAGGCTTTACTCCTGACGCCGTTGCCGTCTTGATGGAGCATGCCTACCCCGGCAACGTTCGCCAGCTAGAACACATGATCGAACGTGCCGTTATTTTGGCCGACCAGGATCAAGCCATCGACAGCTTTCATCTTTATGCATTCGAAGATGAGAGAAAATCTAAACTCCCAGTGAATAGCGCCGACGAAGCTGGTGATCTGGATGTAATCTTGCGCGGTGCCAGAAAAAAAGGCCTTGGCCTGCAAGCCCTGGAAAACGAAGCTTTGCGTGTTGCCCTGAGCGATGCCAAAGGCAATGTTTCGCAAGCGGCACGCTCGCTGGGACTGACACGCCGCCAGCTTGCGTACAAACTGAATCAAGCCAAAATTAGGGTCGATGCCACTTAACTAGTCATTACCATGCAGTCCAGCCGCCATCATGGGCGATCACTTGCCCAGTCACGAAGCTGGAAGCATCGCTGGCGAGATAGAGTAATAGCCCAGCGAGTTCTTCAGGGTCGCCCGTGCGGCCCATTGGCGTGGCTGCTTGCAATGCGCTCATGAATGCGTGAAGTGCTTCTTCCGAAGGAGGTAATGCTTCGCGTCCGAGTTGTGTGCCAAGATGCCAGCCAGGGGCGATCACGTTAAAGCGAATGCCATCGGCGGCGTATTCCACTGCAGCCTGTCGGGATAAGCCAATGACCGCCGCTTTGGAAGCAGAATAGTTGACCGACACGGCGGGTGTTTTTGGCGACACCCCGCCGAGCCCGGCGATCGACGCGATATTAACCACGGATCCTTTTCGGCGCTTCAACATCAAAGGCAAGGCAGCACGGGTGCACAAAAACACGCCACGGGTGTTAATGCTATGCAGACGATCCCAGTCCGCAACGGGTAGCTCGTGCAACCGATGTGGCTGGGTTGCAATGCCGGCGTTGTTGACCAAAACATCTAGCTGGCCATAACGGCGAGAAACTTCTTCCATCATTGCCATAACGGATGATTCCTCAGCCACATCGACGGCAAGTGCGAGTGCCTCGCCTCCGGTTGAGGTGATTTGTTTTGCGGTGTCCTGCGCACTGCCTGCATCGCGATCAGCGCAGATCACTTTCGCGCCCGCCGTTGCGAGCGCACGTGCAAACACACGGCCCAAACCAGAGCCTGCGCCAGTCACTAGTGCTACCCGCCGATCGAGCCTGAATATATCTAAAGAAAATGCCGGCCGGCTGGGTTCGGTACTATTCGGTTCGCTATTATTCATTTTTTGCCTCATCCTGTTTTTTTATCGATCATTCTGTGGGGTGCCAACGAAGGTTCATGCGGAAGGTTCATGCGACCTCTACCTGAACCATCAGCAGCTTGCCGATGCGATGGAAGACGTAATGCAGTAAGCATTGTGTGTGATACGAGCAGTTTTTGTGCCATACAGGATGGACAAACGTATGCATTATTTTGTATCCGGCCGGATGGCTAGTTTACGGGCTGCTGTCGCTATACATGCCACGAATGCGCAAGTCAATCGACAGCGTACAAGATAGCGTACAAACTTGTAATGCTTTGTCAGGGTGTTAAACGAGAATGAACAATATTTAGCGAAAGAACATGCAGCGCGAATCGTCTCGATTTCCAACACGGTTTATAGCCTCTCCGTCATGTTGGTAGCGCAACCTCGCTGGATGCGCGTCGTAATTCTG contains the following coding sequences:
- a CDS encoding SDR family NAD(P)-dependent oxidoreductase, which translates into the protein MNNSEPNSTEPSRPAFSLDIFRLDRRVALVTGAGSGLGRVFARALATAGAKVICADRDAGSAQDTAKQITSTGGEALALAVDVAEESSVMAMMEEVSRRYGQLDVLVNNAGIATQPHRLHELPVADWDRLHSINTRGVFLCTRAALPLMLKRRKGSVVNIASIAGLGGVSPKTPAVSVNYSASKAAVIGLSRQAAVEYAADGIRFNVIAPGWHLGTQLGREALPPSEEALHAFMSALQAATPMGRTGDPEELAGLLLYLASDASSFVTGQVIAHDGGWTAW